The Antarcticibacterium flavum genome contains the following window.
GTTTTTAAAGATCCCCCGAAAGCTCCCATCCACTTGTTTAAGCTTTTTGATAATTCCTGCGATTTCACTTTGCACTTCTCCGGCTTCAAGATTGTGACAAACCTGTGAGTGAAAAACATAGGGATGAATAGTGAGTGGTGTAGTCACCTCCATATTGATATCATAAAACAGGAAAGGCTCACTACTGCCTGCCCGAAAGCCTATAGATTCCGGATAACCCATGGAATAGTCATTGGGAATTTCCAGTTCGGTAAGGTAACTGTAATGAATGGGCAACATAAGATTATACTTGGTATTAATCACATTTTGAAGGGGGCCGTGAATAATATTTTCAAGTCTTTTTTTCTCTTTTTTTAGCACCTCCTGTTCAGCTATTGCAAAATACCCAAGTCTAAGGCCGACTTTAGAATAGTCTGCCACATATTTTATTATAGAGCGGTAATTAAGCCTGTTATAATTAATGTTTTTATCATAAGCATTGTAATCGCTCAACTGGAACATAAAAACAATATCCAATTTATATTTTTTAATGTAGCTTATAAGGTCATCAAAAACATTATAGGGATCCTGTCTTAATCGAAGAAGCACCTTAAACCTGTCTGTAACCCTATAGAATTTTAGGTTGAACAGGTCTGATGCTGTACCTGCTATACTGCGAAGGAACCCCTTATTCTTAAAATTAAAGACATGGCTTACAGAAATTATTGTTTTAGTATGAAATGCCCTTTCCCTGAAGGCGATGTTATTGAATCTGGTTTCTAGAAGTGTTTTGAATTTATAGGTCCAAATTTCAACTACCGGCTGTTTATGAAAACCTCCTTTGTACGCAAGACTTTCTGAAGCAGGGAATCTTCCAAAATCATCCTTTACGTGAGGCAGGTATTCTTCATATCTTGATAACATAAAAAATGAAGCCGCGAAAATATCAAATGGCAGGTCACTATTTTCAGACACTGCAAAAAAACATTTTGTCTCTTCCCATGGCAGGACTTTAATTTCGGGATCACTTAGACCCTGTTCAAGTAATAATTCCACATTCTGAATAAAAAGTTCATTCCCAAGTCGTTTTTTCCCATAGGAAAACTTCAACCCCTGGTGCGCAATAAACTCTTCTATACGGGTGGTGAATTTTATTTCAAGACCAAGAATATGGGTACATATATGTTTAAATACATAAATGATTCGGGAAGTTACCTTGGGTGTATAGATCAATAGCATTTGTATCAATGTTTAAAGCATCCCTTCATCGGCAAAGCTAAAGTAGGATTTTTCAGTAACAATGATATGATCCAGTACTTTTATATCCAGACTTTCAGATGCGGTTTTCAATTTCCTGGTAAGCTGTTTATCTGCCTCGCTGGGATTAAGGTTACCGGAGGGATGGTTATGTGCCAGGATGAGGGAAACGGCACCCAATTCCAGGGCTTTTCTAAGAGTTATTCTCACATCTACAAGGGTTCCTGTGATTCCGCCTTTGCTTATTTGATATTGCTCCAAAATCTTGTTGGAGTTATTAAGGTACAAAATCCAGAATTCCTCGTGGGGAAGCTCTCCAATTATAGGCTGCAGCAGTTCAAAGACTGAGCTGCTTGAAGTGATTTTTATCCTTTCAAGGGCTTCCTCACTTCTTCTCCTGCGGCCCAATTCCATAGCTGCAATTATACTTATTGCCCGGGCCTCTCCTATCCCATTGAACTCCATAAGCTGTGCCATGGAAAGTTTTCCAAGAGTATTGAGGTTGTTGTTCACAGAGGCTAAGATCTTTTTGCTGAGATCTACCGCGCTTTGCTTTGGCGTACCAGAGCCTATAAGG
Protein-coding sequences here:
- a CDS encoding polysaccharide deacetylase family protein, which codes for MLLIYTPKVTSRIIYVFKHICTHILGLEIKFTTRIEEFIAHQGLKFSYGKKRLGNELFIQNVELLLEQGLSDPEIKVLPWEETKCFFAVSENSDLPFDIFAASFFMLSRYEEYLPHVKDDFGRFPASESLAYKGGFHKQPVVEIWTYKFKTLLETRFNNIAFRERAFHTKTIISVSHVFNFKNKGFLRSIAGTASDLFNLKFYRVTDRFKVLLRLRQDPYNVFDDLISYIKKYKLDIVFMFQLSDYNAYDKNINYNRLNYRSIIKYVADYSKVGLRLGYFAIAEQEVLKKEKKRLENIIHGPLQNVINTKYNLMLPIHYSYLTELEIPNDYSMGYPESIGFRAGSSEPFLFYDINMEVTTPLTIHPYVFHSQVCHNLEAGEVQSEIAGIIKKLKQVDGSFRGIFKNRDFSEYSNQSYYYALLKQVNEIK
- the radC gene encoding RadC family protein, whose product is MDKNNKEAFSIKKWASGDRPREKLMQKGKMALTDAELIAILIGSGTPKQSAVDLSKKILASVNNNLNTLGKLSMAQLMEFNGIGEARAISIIAAMELGRRRRSEEALERIKITSSSSVFELLQPIIGELPHEEFWILYLNNSNKILEQYQISKGGITGTLVDVRITLRKALELGAVSLILAHNHPSGNLNPSEADKQLTRKLKTASESLDIKVLDHIIVTEKSYFSFADEGML